The Mycteria americana isolate JAX WOST 10 ecotype Jacksonville Zoo and Gardens chromosome 18, USCA_MyAme_1.0, whole genome shotgun sequence genome window below encodes:
- the LOC142418696 gene encoding C-type natriuretic peptide 1-like, which produces MNLKLLFFPGFLLLLIVSQNQARARPISSLQSLSKLLDEELEHPLVSEERDREQDDTIPTGAFDQQDAEFQWIRNTRDQPESMSTGDSAVQRFFSDLLSLPRRYQGRSKKGLSRGCFGVKLDRIGSLSGLGC; this is translated from the exons ATGAAcctgaaacttctttttttccctggattcCTTCTGCTGCTTATTGTCAGTCAAAACCAGGCAAGGGCCAGGCCCATTTCCAGCTTACAG AGTCTGTCCAAACTGTTAGATGAGGAGCTGGAACATCCCCTGGTCTCAGAAGAGAGGGACCGTGAGCAAGATGACACGATCCCAACAGGTGCCTTTGATCAGCAAGATGCTGAATTCCAGTGGATCCGAAACACCAGGGACCAGCCTGAGAGCATGTCCACAGGTGACAGTGCTGTCCAGAGGTTCTTCAGCGACCTCTTAAGTTTACCCCGTAGATACCAAGGCAGAAGCAAAAAGGGCCTCTCCAGGGGCTGTTTTGGTGTCAAGCTGGACAGAATTGGGTCACTGAGTGGACTGGGATGCTAA
- the LOC142418673 gene encoding natriuretic peptides A has protein sequence MDTKGSFSCGFLLLLLIQLQASRANPIYSLSPAKELASMEALLERLEDKFAMIEALESNPDLQERKTQEDIPPELIDDSDDQKAEPRLAPSTPLSYRDPFLKRLRGLQMPRMMRDSGCFGRRIDRIGSLSGMGCNGESRLSHFAE, from the exons ATGGACACTAAAGGCTCATTTTCCTGTGgcttcctcttgctgctgctcATCCAACTCCAGGCCAGCAGAGCCAACCCTATCTACAGCCTCAGCCCTGCCAAAGAACTGGCCAGCATGGAG GCTCTGCTGGAGAGACTGGAGGATAAGTTTGCAATGATTGAAGCCCTGGAGTCTAATCCTGACCTGCAAGAACGCAAAACCCAGGAGGACATCCCACCAGAACTCATAGATGACAGCGATGACCAGAAGGCTGAACCCAGGCTCGCACCCAGCACCCCTCTGTCCTACAGGGACCCCTTCCTCAAGAGACTGAGGGGGCTGCAGATGCCCAGGATGATGAGAGATTCTGGCTGCTTCGGGAGGAGAATTGATAGAATCGGGTCCCTGAGTGGAATGGGTTGCAATGGTGAGTCCCGCCTAAGCCATTTCGCTGAATAG